The Coffea arabica cultivar ET-39 chromosome 6e, Coffea Arabica ET-39 HiFi, whole genome shotgun sequence genome contains the following window.
TTGTTGATTTCTTATACTGTTGAAAAATCTTATGagaatttttcaataaaatatgCTTTTCCTTCACATAATGATTAATTCAGTGAGCTTCATGTGATGTTTGTATGTCTGTGGATGCATACTTTAATGCCTGTTCTAGGAGAAgtgtttttcttcaaaaaaggTCAGCATTGGCATGTTTAATTGCAAGGCTTGATATGTATTTTCATACTTATTATGATTTTTTATTAACAATAATATCCAAAATGTACAACCATGTGGCCATTTGAACCAATATGAGAATGGAGCTTACCTTCTTTCTCTTGCATATTGGAATCTTCATTACTAGCGTGCAACGACTTGTATTATCCTGTTCGATGGTGTTTCTGCTGCTCAGATTTGTGATACTTTACACATCCTTCTTCCCTGATTTCTGTTTTCCATATATCTTCCGTATTTTATATGTTCTTCTAGCTTTAAGACTATATTTATGAGATATGCGAAttcttgtaaattttttttcttatttccaATCTATTATTTAACAAGAATTCCTCTCGGGATGCCATTCCATTGTGCATGTACATGTATCtggcattttttttattgatccCATTCATGCAAATAAAAGGCTTTGTCTTATTCTCGTTTCCCTTTTTTCCCtgtgttttctttttgtttgttttgttggaTTTTGGGGTAAGGATTTGGGTGGTGAAGAAAATTGTGTAAGGTGATTCACTCAAACTGGTATTTTGTGCCCATCCGGTGCTTGCTTATATTTATGTCCACCCTTGAAATTATAGTAGGTTAATATATTGAGGAGGATTGTCACGTTGTGGAATTACATTGGAGATATATACAGGCTCCTTTTGGAGACGCTATATTCAAGTTGTCCTTTTGTATAGCACTAATGAATATAGTAATTTATctatcttcttttcttttatgcAGACCCTTTTTCAATGGCACCTCAAAAAGCGCTTGAAACAATTGGAAGAACCTTAAACCAACAGTACGAGAGATGGCAGCCTAGAGTAAGGATTTTTGTTATTACTCTTTTTGCTGGCTCATGTCGTTGATTGGGTATTTTGCACATATTAGGTGATGATGTGGTCTGCATAACTTATATTCTTTTCCTAACATTCGTTCAGGCTCGCTACAAGATCTCTTTAGATCCCACTGTGGATGAAGTCAAGAAACTTTGTACAACTTGTCGTAAATATGCCAAGTCAGAGAGAGTTTTGTTTCACTATAATGGGCATGGAGTTCCAAAACCAACGGTCAATGGAGAAATATGGCTTTTCAATAAGGTTTGGTTACAGCAACTGGAGAGTTCTTCCCATGTCCTGTAATGgttttttttgttcttcttctAATTCTCTGTTGTATTTTAGAGCTATACACAGTATATTCCATTACCTATTGGTGACTTGGATTCTTGGCTGAAGACACCTTCAATATATGTCTTTGACTGCTCTGCTGCTGGGATGATTGTCAATGCCTTTGTAGAGGTATCATGATATGCTTTTGCATTTTATTTGCATAACCAGTGGCAGAGTTAATCTGCTTTTTGTTGATttattttgctaattttttgcCTCATATTCTCACAGCTTCAGGACTGGACTGCTGCTGCTTCTGCTTCTTCTGGTCCTTCTGCTAGGGATTGCATTTTGCTTGCAGCCTGTGAAGCACATGAGACTCTTCCTCAAAGTGCTGAATTTCCGGCTGATGTGTTTACTTCCTGCCTTACAACTCCCATAAAAATGGCATTGAGATGGTAAGCTATAGTACCTTTTCCCTGATCCCTGTTCTTAGTTGAAccgttaaaatttttttttttaaattaatatcagtattttgtgtttttccttttcccctcTCCTCTGTTTCTTCAAAGAATAGGTTGTACAAACATATCTTTTTGTAAATGAAAACATTTATATGCATGTACAGATACTTATTGCAACTTATGTATTTTTTATATTAGGAAAGTTAGTTGTTGATATCCATTTTAAGTGATACTAACATGCTAATAAAACTGAGCTAAGGTGTCATTGTTGTTGTTTTGTTGATGAATGTTTTATTATCTGTAGTTGTGTAAGAGAAGTTTTCGTTGTGTGTGTTTTTATGTTTGTGTTTGTCGCTTGCATCAAATCTTTGTGCTTGTGGAAATCATCTATCAAGTCGCTGTAGTTGGTGTGATGTGATGCAACTTTCTTGCGCTATGTACTTTATGTTGATTCTTGGTGATATCTTTCTGGGTTTTTATATGATAGTTATTTAGATATTTGTGTTTGATTTGACATTGCTTGTTTCTTTGTCTCATTTGCTGATGCCACTCACTTTCATTCCTTGTATGAAATATCTTGTCTTCCAGGTTTTGTACTCGTTCTTTGCTTCGTGAGTCTCTAGATTATTCACTTATAGATAGAATTCCTGGCCGGCAAACTGATCGGAAGACGCTTCTTGGAgaattgaattggatttttacAGCAGTGACAGACACAATTGCCTGGAATGTTCTCCCACATGGTAGTGAATTATATATTGTGTTTTGCGTGATACTTTGGTGGTTCTTTCCTCTTCGATATGTATTTGAGCATTCTTCAACTTAAAAACCTGCAGATCTTTTCCAGAGATTGTTCAGGCAAGATCTATTAGTTGCGAGTCTGTTCCGTAACTTTCTACTTGCGGAGAGAATCATGCGCTCTGCCAATTGTTCACCACTTTCGCATCCCATTTTGCCGCCGACCCATCAACATCATATGTGGTAACTATTATAAACTCTTTACTCTGCTTCTATGTCAGTTGTTGTAGAACTGCAGAAAATATGTTGGAAGTATGATCCTTATCAAAATTTCACTCTGCATCTTATTCTCTGATTGCTTTATACACTTTAGGGACGCTTGGGATATGGCTGCTGAAATATGCCTTTCTCAGCTTCCAACTCTTGTTGAGGACCCTAATGCAGAATTCCAGGTTTGCCTTCTAGATTAATTTTTAGTATCTAGAAGTTTGTAGGATAAAAAGAGATGGGATAATCAATAGCATCATATCCCTTCCTGTTGTTGCAGTCtggtttaattttttctttcttttttggtttaaatTGTCAGCCTAGTCCATTCTTTACGGAGCAATTAACAGCTTTTGAGGTGTGGCTTGATCATGGATCCGATCTTAAAAAACCACCTGAACAGCTGCCAATTGTTCTTCAGGTAGGAATGTTTCCATCTCGAAATACCCCTCTGACTGAATTTTGGTTCTTTCTAAATTTTCATTGATGCAGGTGTCATAATTTCTGCATCTTTGATAACTCTAATTTTTTAGTTAATATCTATTGCCATCCATTGGCCAAATTACTACTTTTTGGCGATTGGTGTTAGTGATTACTTGATGTGTAAATTGATTATAAAATAATCCATATGATATCTAAGGCCTAAAGTCTGGAGTAATGTAGTGTCACTTCATTGGGTTTTTCAAGAACACCCTTCACATGATTAACTAACCACCCACTCTACTTTTTCTTCTCCATCAATAGTCATTCACTCTCACCTTATAAGCACACTTAGTGTGCCTTGATACTAGTGTGAGATCATTTATATGACCATATTATCTTCTCAGCTTGTTAAAACTGGTTGATCATATCATTTTACTGGTGAACTGCATAATTTGAAGGGTTGTGCACTGATGAGTATGATGGTGGTCACACACTGATGATCTGACTGGCAGTTTTATGTGGTAATGTCCATGGAAGTTCAGGAGAGATCATGCTGGCTTTATGTCATGAGTCTTGGGATGATGTGAATCATTTTGACCCTTAATGCTTGTGTGTACCCTTTTGCTTTTCTGTCAGTCATTTCTATTCCCTCCTTTGCCAGGTGAAAATTTAATCTAATATATGTCTATCCTATTGTAAGAATTTAATATTGACAAATGATGGGTAGGATCTTTTTAGTGACTGTAGTAATTGGCACTGGTTGAGATAGGGAGCAGGAGAAGGCCACAGCTCCAAACGATACAAATAATTGCCATAATTTTGTACTATTGCAGTACTTAAGTCCTCATCTCAACGACTCAACCTAGCcgctgattttcttttttttttgggggggggggggggatgcaAAAACAAAGACATTTGAAAGCTACATGCTTGCATTAGATGAAAATTGCAGTGCAACATGCTCAACTCTTGTTTCCTGGCTTGGCCACTAGTCACATTGGTTGCTTgctttgaattttgatttaatgcTAGCAACGGTGAGGGTAGTCTAGTGGAAATGGTCTGAACGCTATCATTGTATTCATTGAAGCAGCAGTAGCATAATCACATGTCATATTTGAAATCACAGTTCCTTGATACTTTCATTTAGTGAATAGATAATGCTGTTTATTAAACTGTTAATGGTACCTTGTACACCCATTTTATTCATAGATATGTGTAAATAAGTTTAGGTAATCTCCAGTTCTAGTTTTGAACTCCTATTTAGATTTGTCGAAGAATGTTGAGTTAAAAATTTCCTTCAGGTTATGTTGAGTTAAAAATTTCCTTCAGGTTTTTACACTGTCAAATTGGATCACAGCTTTCTGCTTCCCATATATTTTTGAgttttgtcttcttggagataacaCTGGCTTTCTTGTGTAATGTACGACCAACAAttggtttatttgttttcagGTTTTACTTAGTCAATGTCATAGGTTCCGTGCTTTGGTGCTCCTTGGAAGGTTTCTGGATATGGGATCTTGGGCTGTGGATTTGGTACTGATATTTTGCATTGTGGCAGTAAAATGTTTCTGTGGTTAATTAGTTTTTTGTTGGGTTATATGAtgatatatgtgtatatatatatcctatacTTGCAGGCCTTATCTGTTGGAATATTTCCTTACGTTTTAAAGCTCTTGCAAACAACTACTCCTGAACTTAGGCAAATTCTTGTGTTCATTTGGACAAAGATTCTTGCGCTTGATAAGGTGCATTCAGAAATCCTCTCACTACTATCATTTTTACTTCTTTCTGATGTCCATTAGCTGTTGTATCCTTAATTATGCTTCCCTTTGGCCTATCCCCTTGTTTTTGGAAGAGGAATTAATGTAGGACAGATGGGTCAGATGGAAGAATGAGAGGATCATGGCCTATGTCAGGGCTGTGAACAGCATGGGGGAACAGTaatgttaggaaataagagAGGAAATTAGTGAGGAAGAAGAGGGAAACAGCTACTAAAGAAAAACTTAAAGATTCTCAGTCTAAATTAACATGAGAACACAAGTATTTATAAAGCAAAGAGCTTCCTAAAACTCCTATTTCCACAGGAAATTAACTACTCGTAGAACTTTTAGGAACTTACCATCTAACAATGACTCCAATTTTTACCTCATGtattaaataactaaaaaaaaacctcaaagacaattctggaaatttccagTGACAACTAAAAGACCAGAAAACCCCTTAAGACCTAAATAATGGAAACTACTAAATCTGAGAATAAAACTATGAACTTAAATATAGACACCATTCTTGTTCCTAGTTGAAGTGTGAGGAAAAAAGCTATAATtttgaatttccttgaattcTTTGTTAACTGCATCAGGAATTTGTAGCTTTTGCCTTGCATGACATAACCTGTCCCCCCTGTAGACATGTATgtaaagaccaaaataccccttaAGACCTAATTAATAAGAACTAAAACTAAGAATAAAACTATGATGAACCTAAATAAAGACACTATTCTGATTCCTACTTGAAGCTTGAGGAAAAAagctttaattttaaaattcctTGAAGTCTTTGTAAACTGCATCAGCAATTCATAGCTCTTGCCTTACATGACGTACACCTGCCCCACCTGTAGACATGCATGTAAAGGGAacttttttctgcttttgtgagtgaatttttttttttttttttggttttttttggggggggggatTTTTAGTTTAAGATCCATAAACGGTTATTTGATTTAGTGCAATTTCACTTGCGCTTGCATGTGGTGTAAGTTGTGCTCGTATTTACTAATGATTTATTGTGTCAATAGTCTTGCCAGGTTGATCTCGTGAAGGATGGTGGACATGCATATTTCATTAGATTTCTCGACAGTGTTGAAGCTTACCCAGAGCAACGTGCAATGGCTGCATTTGTTTTGGCTGTCATTGTAGATGGTCACAGACGAGGTCAGGAGGCCTGTATTGAAGCTGGTTTGATACATGTATGCTTGAGGCACCTTCAGGTTTCAAGTCCAGGTGATTCACAAACTGAACCACTATTTCTTCAGTGGCTGTGCCTATGTCTTGGGAAACTATGGGAAGATTTTGCAGAGGCACAAACCATGGGTGTGCTGGCAGATGCCTCTGCTGTATTAGCACCTCTACTTTCTGAGCCCCAACCTGAGGTTTGCTCTTTGCTTCCTTCTTGTGTAAACAAGGATTTCTTTTCTATAGAGCTTAGCATTTAATGTTTAGTCATCTTACTTCAGAAAGAACTGGTTCAGGTTCGAGCTGCAGCTGTTTTTGCTCTGGGCACTGTCCTCGATGTTGGGTTTGACACATCAAGAGATGGTGCTGGGGGTGAGGAAGATTGTGATGATGATGAAAAAGTTAGGTCTGAGGCCAGTATTGTCAAAAACCTTCTGAATGTTGTTTCTGATGGAAGTCCTCTGGTTCGTGCTGAGGTTGCTGTTGGTATGTTTTAGGCTGATCTTATTGGATGGAGTATCAGTGTTTATGTAGCTATTTACACAATGCCAACATCTCTTCTATAACTGAACTCTCTCTGCCCATAGAAATTGTGATTGGTGTTTGACTGAGTGCCTATGTGGTAGTTATAATACAAAATAGTTTCTGGCGGGCTAGACCCCATGCTGTGATGCTGGTTTACTTATTCTGATAAAGGATTGGGTGAACTGATTCACTTAGTACATCGCTTTTTGTGGAATATCCCAAGTGTATACTTCCTTTGTTTATGTTGGACCTACTGGGTTTCCTGCTCTCTAGTAAGATAAAACAGAAGTTATATGGTTACCTTTTTGAATTACTTTCAATGTTGGATCTGTTTTGCATGTGCTTGTTCCTGCTTGTATTTGCTTGTTGCATTTGTGTTGTTAAGTTGAAGTTGGTTTATCATTTAACTCATTTGCAGCTCTAGCTCGTTTTGCCTTTGGCCACAACAAGCACCTGAAATCTGTTGCTGCTGCATACTGGAAGCCTCAGCCTAACTCTGTGCTTGCTGCCTTGCCTGCGTTTGCAGTCAAGGGTTCAGGTAGTGGCTATACGACTCCAACACAATACATGCCTCATGGAAGTATTGTTCCATCTGCAGTTTCTCCTTTGCTCAGAGTTGGGGAAAACAGCCAGCCTGTAGTTCGTGATGGAAGAGTGTTTACCAGTAGCCCCCTTGCAACATCTGGAATCTTGCATGGCTCTCCTCTCTCTGATGATTCATCTCAGCATTCTGATTCTGGCATAGTGGCTGACTCCATTACCAATGGGGTAGTTAACCATGCAAGGCCTAGACCTCTTGACAATGCACTCTATTCACAATGTGTGTTGGCTATGTGCACTCTGGCCAAAGATCCATCGCCACGAATCGCCAGCCTTGGTCGTCGAGTATTATCTATTATTGGCATTGAATCGGTGGTTGCAAAATCAGTGAGGTCTACTCCTGGTAATGCCCAGCCTAGTGAATCCATGGCTAATGCCAGCACTAGTCTCACTGGACTAGCTCGGTCATCATCATGGTTTGATATGAATGGAGGTAAACAATCTTAAGTTTTACCTTATGTTCTCTGTTCTAAAATCTGGTTGTTAGAAAATGAAGTTTGCTGTTGCTGAGTTTCTTATTCTTgagtttgatttttctttttcttgttaaaAGCTTTGGGACTTAGCATCTGTCTTCTTCTTATCATTCTCTAAGTCCTAATTTTATTCTTTGGTTGCTGTAGGGCATTTGCCTCTCACGTTTAGAACACCTCCAGTTAGCCCTCCTCGGCCTAGTTACTTGACAGGAATGCGGAGAGTGTATTCCTTGGAGTTTAGACCACATCTAATGAATTCTCCAGATTCTGGATTAGCTGATCCACTTTTGGCAACAGCTGGACCTTCTGGAGCTTCAGAACGCAGTTTTCTTCCACAGTCTACGATCTACAATTGGAGTTGTGGTCACTTCTCAAAGCCTCTTCTTACAGCTACTGATGATAGTGAAGAGATTATTGCcagaagagaagagagagaaaagctgGCTTTGGACCGTATTGCAAAATGCCAACATTCTGGTATGTCATTATGCTGACCAATTCttattttaagttttaactTTTGACTTTTCAGTCTTAGgataatttcttcttcttctttttttttttttttttttttgggagggggaggaTTAACAGCATCCTTGCCCTTTCTTTTGACAGCTGTGAACAGACTACGTGATCAAATTGCCAGTTGGGATGCAAAATTTGAGACAGGTACCAGAACTGGTTTGCTGCAGCCCTTTTCTCCAGTCGTGGTTGCTTCAGATGAGAGTGAGACAATCAGGTAGAGCAAGTTTATTCTGCCTTCTAGTTTGATATATCTGTTGCACATTGCTTTTCATGACGAATTCGCATAGCTAGCAGGCAGAGATATTTGGTCACTGTGATTTCCATACTTATGAATTGTATTGTTATCCTAGCAAGTTGCACTGTGGACTGAGGATGTCCATATGACAGCAACTTGCTTATCCAGGTTGTCATGCATATGCTATTTTTTGCGTACTTGGATATTCAAAATGCTAGATGTGATGAAAAATGTTTTATGTGCATGGTTATGGGTCGGTTTAGAagcttttgttttttatttttctttttggggtACAATGTGTTCATGAAGTTCTTTCTTTCCTGCGGTATATTCtcatttttcttgtttgataaattttgttttctgttgtatgtgattttgatcatttttccaTTCTTTGGCATATTACAGTGGCTTAAGAGGTGAAACTTGGATCATGAAAATGTTTCGACATCTTTTTACTTTTGTGCATGACAATTCAATTACTTCATGTTTGTGTCATAGAATCTGGAATTACGAGGAATCTACACTACTGAACAGTTTTGAGAATCATGATTACCCTGACAAAGGAATTTCAAAGCTGTGTCTTGTGAATGAACTTGATGAGAGCTTGCTGCTTGTTGCTTCAAGTAAGTCTCTTACTGAGCAAGTCTTAAGCAGGTCATATATGCCTGACTTTTTAGAATTGAATATACTATTAAACTTTACGCAGGTGATGGAAATGTCCGGATTTGGAAGGATTATACTTCAAAAGGTCAACAAAAACTGGTTACTGCACTCTCTTCGATTCAAGGTCACAGGCCAGGCGTGCGGAGTGTGAATGCAGTAGTCGATTGGCAACAGCAGTCTGGATGTCTGGTacattttccaactttcaatgTATCATAAACTTCCATGGGATGAGTGGCTGGGTTCAAGTTCACTGATGTGCATGGGCTGGCTTGCACGCCTTTTACTATTGTTATCTCTTGTTTGTCCCACAGTTTCTGATACATCAATTGGTTGATTTGTGAACAGTTTGCTTCGGGTGAAGTGTCATCTATCATGGCATGGGATCTGGATAAGGAGCAGCTTGTAAATACTATCCCATTATCCTCAGATTGCAGCATTTCAGCACTGGTGAGTTCTGTTGCAATTCTTATCCTGTTGAGTGAAATGGTATTGTTCCCTTgtgattttttattattattatttatctcAACAGATTTTTTTAACCCTGAATCTGGATACagcttgttggacatttttgtcTTGTGACATATCTAACTAGCATATATGACCATGACATTACAGTCTGCTTCTCACATTCATGGGGGCCAGTTCGTGGCTGGTTTTTCGGATGGATTTGTGAGATTATATGACACTCGGACACCTGAAATGTAAGAATTGGTTAGACATTCTTTACATTTTTTCAGTTTTAAGGGCGAGAAGAATTATCTTCAATGCTTTCCACTTTCTTTTGGTTTGAAAAGCTATGCTTCTGTGATATAAATTGTTTCAGTATCTGCTTGAGATATTGAAATAATTTCACCAGGAAATCTCTGGTCTCATTCATAAACTTAAAacatgttataagaaacaaatGTTTGTGAAAGTTAGCATGTTGCGTTTTTTCTATCTTGTTTTCAACTGcacgtgtttttttttcttcttttgactctGCAAATGTTTAGAGAGATTTCTTTTCTATGGCTTTGCACTTCATACCTGACATTGTATTGATATCTATTGTTTAGGCTTGTTTCTGCAACACAACCGCATACACAGAGATTAGAAAAAATTGTGGGAATTGCCTTTCAACCTGGACTTGAGCCAGGAAAGGTAAAATGCATACTCCTATCTGCTGCTACTACTTCCTAGTGAATGAGAAATCATATTCAAATCAGTTATTTACCTCAGATCAGCATAAACTCttgtaccattttttttttttgggctcaGATTGTGAGTGCCTCGCAAGCTGGCTATATTCAGTTCCTTGATTTGAGACATCTCAGGGATACGTATCTCACAATTGATGCTCACCGGGGTTCACTTACTGCTTTAGCTGTCCATCGACATGCTCCCCTTATTGCTAGCGGCTCCGCAAAGCAGCTTATCAAAATCTTCAACTTGGAAGGAGAGCAATTAGGCAGCATTCGATATTACCCAAGTTTCATGGCCCATAAGATTGGGTCTGTTAGCAGCCTTACCTTCCATCCTTATGAAGTGTTGCTGGCTGCTGGCACTGCAGATGCTTGCGTTTCTATTTATGCTGATGCGACATCTACTGCAAGATGAGGATACTTGTAATGGCTTTATGAGACTTTCCTTACTGGTGGCTGATTGAAGATAAAAGAGTTCTTCAACAGAAGGATCTTTGGTGCAAATGAAGCGTAGAATGACAATTTGCTCCTTTTTGCAGTGAATGTGCTTAAAATACAAAATGACACCACTGCCTTGGAAGATGTATGTTACATATTCATTAAGTCTCTGCATTTAGAGGGTTGCCCAAAATTGGGAGCATCATCGCATTCATTGGAGGCTTTGGCAAATAATCAAAATACGTAGGTAAAAGAAAGGTGTAAATATTCTCTATTCTTCTGCTTCCTTTCTGCTTAGCTTGCACCTTTTGATATTTAGTACCTAATCTCTCCCTTTTGTTTCCATCATGGTCTGCTCATCTGAGACCTTTGTTCAATTTGTACAGAATTAACTAAGTTTtcattaatataaattaaattggTTGTAAGCAGTTATCGGTTGTATTCCCCTTCCAAGAACCGTTTACATCTTATGGTTTGGTTCTATGCTGCACTGAACATGTTGCAAGGTTTTTTGTTATTTAAAAGTAGACTGGATTCTATACTTCTTGCTGATAGTTTGAGCAGCTTGTTGAAATTCTCTACTCTTGTGCAACTGCAGTATTGTACCTTTTACTGAATGGAAGGCATTTGTATTCTATTTTCCACTGGCGTTCCACAGGTATACTATTATTTGATTGGGCAGTTTGTCTGTagctctcctttttttttttttttttttcaaatcagcTTTACTGCACTTTAGATGGTATTGAACTGGGTTCCCTTTATTTAAAATTGCCGATGAAGTTCTATGACACAGAGTATGCTTTTAGTTAGAGACTTGCTAGCGATCTCCAGATGTTTGTCCCGCAATAGTTTTTTATATCAATTTCATTACACGATGGATCTTATTTTTCTCGTAATATTTGAAGGTACACTAGTTCAGAAATCTTCTAAATATTTGATGCCATGATTcacttgattttatttttttttttggttcaattgGTAACATCTAGGGTATCgtgatgtacaatggaggggcAAATCCAAATTGGCTCGTTAAGATTAAAGGGACGTTGTGGCCCacactttgaatttttttttttttttttaattgtaagGTGTGGAGTTTGAATCTCAATCTATAGCCTAAAGAGgagtttaaaaaattttactcgAGAGGCATTTTAAATCTCTTTTAATGGTCAACTTACATATAATAAGTTAATTTTATGATTCACTTGAaagaatatattattattattgaaatTTTCTGATACGGTAATTCTCCTAAATCTTATTTTGTCATGACCCccttccctctcttttttgcaAGCGTCTCTCCTCCCTGCGGGCCCGGGCCCCCAACTACTGAAGGACCACCAGAAAATGCCTTTCGTTTTCCCCTCGTCATCAGCCCGAACTCCATGCTGGACGCCATTGGAGATTCTGTTAGGATGGCGAATTAGAAAGTATCTACTGTGGAACCTGAAGTGTGAATATCCACAAAACTATGATTACAAACGTTATGGCCATAAAGTTAGAAATATCTACTCTGAAACATGACTTCCAAAAAGGGCATATAAATGAGAAAAATGTACACTATGTAGACATTCTCAAATCCAGCAAACATGGCATAACGTAGTGACTAGGCATAAATCAACAAGCTGTATTCATTTTCCTCCCCTGGCCATGCCATGGCCGTTAGTTCCAGATAGAGGAGTTGAATTGCTTGTCATCTTAAATCTCCCGTCAGCGTTTCCAAGAACATTAAGATCTTCAAACAGTCTATATGATGGAATAAAGGGCTTGTGTCCCCCA
Protein-coding sequences here:
- the LOC113696178 gene encoding regulatory-associated protein of TOR 1-like isoform X1, which encodes MALGDSMASRFSQSSMALAVVSNHLEELNISTSTTGNNSINHEDGERSVRDSETASSSYVAGAAMTTTSMAYLPQTLVLCELRHDAFEGSLPSGPSDSGLVSKWRPRDRMKTGCVALVLCLNISVDPPDVIKISPCARMECWIDPFSMAPQKALETIGRTLNQQYERWQPRARYKISLDPTVDEVKKLCTTCRKYAKSERVLFHYNGHGVPKPTVNGEIWLFNKSYTQYIPLPIGDLDSWLKTPSIYVFDCSAAGMIVNAFVELQDWTAAASASSGPSARDCILLAACEAHETLPQSAEFPADVFTSCLTTPIKMALRWFCTRSLLRESLDYSLIDRIPGRQTDRKTLLGELNWIFTAVTDTIAWNVLPHDLFQRLFRQDLLVASLFRNFLLAERIMRSANCSPLSHPILPPTHQHHMWDAWDMAAEICLSQLPTLVEDPNAEFQPSPFFTEQLTAFEVWLDHGSDLKKPPEQLPIVLQVLLSQCHRFRALVLLGRFLDMGSWAVDLALSVGIFPYVLKLLQTTTPELRQILVFIWTKILALDKSCQVDLVKDGGHAYFIRFLDSVEAYPEQRAMAAFVLAVIVDGHRRGQEACIEAGLIHVCLRHLQVSSPGDSQTEPLFLQWLCLCLGKLWEDFAEAQTMGVLADASAVLAPLLSEPQPEVRAAAVFALGTVLDVGFDTSRDGAGGEEDCDDDEKVRSEASIVKNLLNVVSDGSPLVRAEVAVALARFAFGHNKHLKSVAAAYWKPQPNSVLAALPAFAVKGSGSGYTTPTQYMPHGSIVPSAVSPLLRVGENSQPVVRDGRVFTSSPLATSGILHGSPLSDDSSQHSDSGIVADSITNGVVNHARPRPLDNALYSQCVLAMCTLAKDPSPRIASLGRRVLSIIGIESVVAKSVRSTPGNAQPSESMANASTSLTGLARSSSWFDMNGGHLPLTFRTPPVSPPRPSYLTGMRRVYSLEFRPHLMNSPDSGLADPLLATAGPSGASERSFLPQSTIYNWSCGHFSKPLLTATDDSEEIIARREEREKLALDRIAKCQHSGGGGLTASLPFLLTAVNRLRDQIASWDAKFETGTRTGLLQPFSPVVVASDESETIRIWNYEESTLLNSFENHDYPDKGISKLCLVNELDESLLLVASSDGNVRIWKDYTSKGQQKLVTALSSIQGHRPGVRSVNAVVDWQQQSGCLFASGEVSSIMAWDLDKEQLVNTIPLSSDCSISALSASHIHGGQFVAGFSDGFVRLYDTRTPEMLVSATQPHTQRLEKIVGIAFQPGLEPGKIVSASQAGYIQFLDLRHLRDTYLTIDAHRGSLTALAVHRHAPLIASGSAKQLIKIFNLEGEQLGSIRYYPSFMAHKIGSVSSLTFHPYEVLLAAGTADACVSIYADATSTAR